A single window of Culicoides brevitarsis isolate CSIRO-B50_1 chromosome 3, AGI_CSIRO_Cbre_v1, whole genome shotgun sequence DNA harbors:
- the LOC134834064 gene encoding unconventional myosin-Ia: MPNKSAWDACLLERVSDENFIENLRHRYQRDQIYTYIGTSIVAINPYKPLSIYTPDLVKNYAIKGLFHLPPHIYGLSNFVHEWATDFNEDQNIVTTGEVGSGKTETSRMVVHFLTNVADDPVELQKARDRVEQADVVLEALGNATTLKNENSSRFGKYYDIEFDFKGDVVGGHISHYMLEKSRLTGFMQGERNFHIFYQLLYGADLHFLKQLKLLRNLDKYELLHDTIATEDDKTNFSFTKKSLEILGLTSDEILSIFKIIAVVLKLGNLLFIPTTNIDGTEGCKVSDEYELNEISQLLCIDEQILLNCLTKSGPNWSQLENGSELDAFNATKLKYSLCRTLYGRLFTYVVNRINESLKFKQLNRGKNIGVLDFYGFEILETNLFEQLAINYCNERLHQSFLQNVLKFQQDLYVREGLEWTKIGYFDNEIICELIDKPSYGILSLLDEPKVMCDDGFLARLHQCCSGHSHFLIQDPTLPPNCFQIHHFCGPVTYTASCFAEKNQDFLPKHISSGMYQSKLPIMQHLFPEGNPKKASKKPTSISSNLRTSLQALLQNLSQRRNHYVFCIRPNEFKEPRAFELPLVQHQVRYLGLIPLTNLWRTGHYFCLSHTKFYNRYKLLSNHTWPNFSSGPIFEAIAIIIRSVPLPAAEFTIGSKKVFIRSPRTVYELEDFRKTRLHYLAILIQKTFRCYAKRKYFLKLRKSQIIIATTWRTWRAREEYRIIKYRKQVEWAIGVIQRHHFLWKRREFLQTLLIRLPANSMSPLCNEWPSAPAFLQETSMLLRQIYHKWRCYKYRISFDQTSRNRMREKVTASIIFRDRKASYAKSVSHPFHGDYVRLRQNVQWKKICMDTNDQYVVFADIINKITRSSGKFVPVLLVLSTNSMLLLDQRTLQIKYRIPASEIYRMSLSPYLDDIAVFHVKAEDVNFELMQSVESLPTGGCMFQSEFGRKKGDFVFQTGHVLEIVTKLFLVVQNATTRPPEVHISPEFEANFGQQTVIFTFRCGSSDLAYTQPKVTRKGNRMEVIV, from the exons ATGCCAAATAAATCAGCTTGGGATGCTTGCCTTCTTGAGAGAGTTTcggatgaaaatttcattgaaaatcttCGACACAGATATCAACGGGATCAAATTTAT aCCTACATCGGAACTTCGATCGTAGCGATAAATCCATACAAACCACTTTCTATTTACACACCagatttagttaaaaattatgcaatcaAAGGTCTCTTTCACTTGCCGCCGCACAT ctacGGCCTCAGCAACTTTGTGCACGAATGGGCCACAGACTTCAACGAGGACCAAAATATCGTCACAACGGGCGAAGTTGGCTCCGGCAAGACCGAAACGAGTCGCATGGTGGTCCATTTTCTGACAAATGTCGC GGATGATCCGGTTGAGTTGCAGAAGGCACGTGATCGAGTCGAGCAGGCGGATGTCGTCTTGGAAGCTTTGGGCAACGCGACAACGTTGAAAAATGAGAATTCAAGTCGAttt ggCAAATATTACGATATTGAGTTCGATTTTAAAGGTGACGTCGTTGGCGGACATATCTCACATT ATATGTTGGAAAag TCTCGATTAACTGGTTTCATGCAAGGAGAACGAaactttcatatattttatcaattgcTTTACGGAGCGgatcttcattttttga aacaattaaaattgctCAGAAATTTAGACAAATACGAGTTGTTACATGATACAATCGCAACAGAGGACGataaaacaaacttttctttcactaag aaatcatTAGAAATTCTTGGCCTAACCTCAGATGAAATATTGTCAATATTCAAGATAATAGCTGTGGTATTAAAATTAGGAAATTTGTTGTTCATACCAACCACTAATATTGACGGTACCGAGGGATGTAAAGTTTCTGATGAATAtg aattaaatgaaatatcacAACTTTTATGTATAGATGAACAAATATTACTGAATTGCCTTACAAAGTCGGGACCGAATTGGAGTCAATTAGAGAATGGCTCAGAGTTGGATGCATTCAatgcaacaaaattaaaatattcattatgcAGAACATTATATGGTAGATTATTTACATATGTTGTTAATAGAATTAATGAATCAttaaag ttcAAACAATTAAATCGTGGTAAGAATATAGGCGTATTAGATTTTTACGGTTTCGAAATATTAGAGACAAACTTATTCGAACAATTAGCAATAAATTATTGCAATGAACGTTTGCACCAAAGTTTCTTGCAAAATGTGCTCAAATTCCAGCAAGATTTGTACGTGCGCGAAGGCCTCGAATGGACCAAAATCGGCTATTTCGACAACGAAATAATCTGCGAGCTCATCGACAAGCCGAGTTACGGCATTTTATCGCTGCTCGACGAGCCAAAGGTGATGTGTGACGATGGCTTCCTTGCGCGCCTCCATCAATGTTGTTCGGGACACTCGCATTTCTTGATACAAGATCCAACGTTGCCGCCCAATTGCTTTca aattcatCACTTTTGTGGGCCCGTCACATACACGGCTTCGTGTTTCGCGGAGAAAAATCAGGATTTCCTGCCAAAGCACATCAGTTCGGGCATGTATCAAAGCAAACTTCCGATCATGCAGCATCTCTTTCCGGAGGGCAATCCGAAGAAAGCCTCGAAGAAACCGACAAGTATAAGCTCAAATTTACGCACGTCGTTGCAGGCGTTGCTCCAGAACCTGAGTCAGCGCAGGAATCATTACGTTTTTTGTATTCGTCCGAATGAGTTTAAGGAGCCACGGGCCTTTGAATTGCCGCTCGTGCAACATCAAGTGCGGTATCtcgg attgaTTCCATTGACAAATTTGTGGCGTACTGGTCACTATTTTTGCCTCAGTCACACAAAATTCTACAACAGATACAAGTTACTTAGCAACCATACATGGCCAAATTTTAGCTCAGGTCCCATTTTTGAAGCAATTGCCATTATTATCCGAAGTGTTCCTTTGCCGGCAGCTGAATTCACGATCGGCAGCAAGAAAGTCTTCATTAGGAGTCCAAgaacg gtTTACGAGCTCGAAGACTTCCGCAAAACCCGTTTGCATTACCTGGCGATCCtcatacaaaaaacttttagatgCTACGCCAAACGgaagtattttttgaagttacgaaaaagtcaaattatCATCGCAACTACATGGAGAACGTGGCGg gCACGCGAGGAATATCGCATCATAAAGTACCGCAAACAGGTTGAATGGGCAATTGGAGTAATTCAACGTCATCATTTCCTGTGGAaa cgaCGTGAATTCCTGCAAACGCTCCTGATAAGGTTGCCAGCGAACAGTATGAGTCCCCTTTGCAACGAATGGCCTTCAGCACCTGCATTTTTGCAAGAGACATCAATGTTGCTGAGACAAATTTATCACAAATGGAGG tgcTACAAGTATCGAATATCCTTCGATCAAACATCACGAAATCGCATGCGAGAAAAAGTCACCGCCAGCATCATATTTCGTGATCGGAAGGCCTCGTATGCGAAAAGTGTGTCACATCCCTTCCACGGAGACTACGTTCGTTTGCGCCAAAATGTtcaatggaagaaaatttgcaTGGACACCAACGACCAATACGTGGTTTTTGCGGATATTATCAACAAAATTACGCGTTCGAGtggaaaa ttcgttCCTGTCCTTTTGGTTCTTTCAACCAACTCAATGTTACTTCTGGACCAAAGAACGCTCCAAATAAAATACCGCATTCCCGCAAGTGAAATTTATCGCATGTCGCTAAGTCCGTATCTCGATGACATCGCAGTGTTCCATGTGAAGGCG GAGGATGTTAACTTTGAGTTAATGCAATCGGTTGAGTCGCTACCAACAGGTGGTTGTATGTTCcag tCCGAATTTGGTCGAAAGAAGGGagattttgtatttcaaaCGGGACACGTGCTCGAAATTGTGACAAAATTGTTCTTGGTAGTGCAAAACGCAACAACTAGACCACCCGAAGTGCATATTAGTCCAga atttgagGCGAATTTTGGACAACAAACCGTTATATTTACCTTCAGATGTGGCAGTTCCGACCTTGCATACACGCAGCCCAAGGTCACGCGAAAAGGAAATCGCATGGAAGTTATTgtctaa